ATGTGCTGGCTGTGGCGTTGGACAACAGTGTATACTTGTGGAGTGCTAGCTCAGGTGACatcctgcagctgctgcagatgGAGCAGCCTGGGGACTATGTGTCTTCTGTGTCCTGGATCAAAGAGGGCAACTACCTGGCTGTGGGCACCAGCAATGCTGAGGTGCAGGTGAGACTTGTCCCTGTGCTGCAGCTCTTTTGTTCCCCAGACCCTGGGAGCTTGCCCAGCGAGAGGATGTTAATGCTAAGGCCCAATCTCTGATCATAGCGGTTCTCTCTCTAGCTATGGGATGTGCAGCAGCAGAAGCGGCTTCGGAACATGACCAGTCATTCCGCCCGAGTGGGCTCCCTAAGTTGGAATAGCTATATCCTGTCCAGGTCAGTGGTTTTGCTAGTCTGTTGCAAAAACAGGCGATGAGTTTAACCCTGTGTCCCCAGACTACACTTCTGAAGTGAAGCAGCTCTGGTGACTTTTGGCACTGCCACAGAATCtgattcctttcttccttcctacagTGGCTCACGCTCTGGCCACATCCACCACCATGATGTTCGGGTAGCAGAGCACCATGTGGCCACACTGAGTGGTCACAGCCAGGAAGTGTGTGGGCTGCGCTGGGCCCCAGATGGACGACATTTGGCCAGTGGTGGCAACGATAACTTGGTCAATGTGTGGCCTAGTGCTCCTGGAGAGGGGGGCTGGGTTCCCCTGCAGACATTCACACAGCATCAAGGGGCTGTCAAGGTGAGAATGGGGCCGAACTGGGGCCTCCGCAGACCCTCACCCAGAACCTAGGGAATATTTCAGAGAGATGGGATGCTGGGATTGGATTGGGTTGATCTGGCACCCTTATAGCTCCTTGTCTAATAACTGCTGACCCCACCTTTATCCCATCTAGGCTGTAGCTTGGTGTCCCTGGCAGTCCAGTATCCTGGCAACTGGAGGCGGCACCAGTGATCGACACATTCGCATCTGGAACGTCTGCTCTGGGGCCTGTCTGAATGCTGTGGATGCCCACTCCCAGGTAGTCTTTTACCTACTCTAGCCTCTCACTCCCAGATATGTTCTTACTCCTTAGAGTCGTCCTGGGCAACCATGTCCCCTTGGATGGCTTCACCAAGTCTATACCCTGATGACTTGCAAACTTCTGAGTCAGCTCTCACTCAGGAGCTCCAGACCCATATTTCCAACACTCTGTGGTTTATCTCCTACCTCATGTTCTATAGGTGGCACCACCCTAATATGTCCCAAATTAAACTTGTTACTTCCCTTTGCTTCCCTAAAATGTGTCccttatcctcctcctcctcttatATTCTTTGAGAGGACAGAAACTactcaaaaatttgaaaaaccttCTAGAATCTTCTTTCCTCCTCACCTAGTCACCAACATACCAGTTTCCCCTCAGAATATTATGCACGTGTGTTCCCTTCCCTCAGCAGCATCCTTCTTCCCAGCAGAGGCCCAGTGCACTGGTCTCAGCCTTCTCAGCCCCTCCAGTCTTCCTCTGTAGTGCCATCTGGGCGGTACGCTACTGTCCTTAAACCCTGCAGCGGCTCCCCAACACCTACAGCGTATAACCCAAATCCGTTAGAGTTTGAGGCCCCTGCCTGGTGAGTCTCCCTGCAACGACTCCAGCATCTtccattcccaccccaccccacccccgcccccaccaccttTATTCTAGAATTGGGGTTTCGAGCCAGAGTTCAGATTCTGGCTCTGTCACCTACTAATATAACTTGCATGCGATCTTAGGCAACTTACTGAACTCTTTTCTGCttgattcctcatctgtaagatggataACGATTGTAACTCTCAAAAGGCTTTTACTAGCAGTTGGTAGCACATGGCAGGGTGCCTAACACTAGAATGGACTTAGTTCTGATTCGAGTAGTGTTGACTCTGTGTCATGCCTACACCATTCCCCTCTCCACAGGTGTGCTCTATCCTCTGGTCTTCCCACTACAAAGAACTCATCTCAGGCCATGGCTTTGCCCAGAACCAGCTGGTTATTTGGAAGTACCCTACCATGGCCAAGGTAGCTGAGCTCAAAGGTAGGTGCTGAACGAccgaagccagacacaaaagactgcATATTTTATGatgatttatatgaaatgttcagaagaggcaatgcagaaaaataaaacaggttaatggttgccaggggctggagggaaagggTAATGAGTGACTTtatggagtgatgaaaatgttctggaattataATTGTGATAATTGCACAACTTTGTGACTATACTAAAAACCAATGAATTATACactgtaaaagaataaactttatggtatgtaaattattaATGTCAacaaagctgttattaaaaaaaggTAGGTTGCCGTCAAAATTGGAGAGCTGTAGTATGGCCACAGTCATGTGTGGCTCTCACCTTTTCCCTCTTCATGCCTAGGTCACACAGCCCGGGTCCTAAGTCTGACCATGAGCCCAGACGGAGCCACGGTGGCATCAGCAGCAGCAGATGAGACTCTACGGCTGTGGCGCTGCTTTGAGTTGGACCCCGCGCGGCGGCGGGAACGGGAGAAGGCTAGTGCAGCCAAAAGCAGCCTCATCCATCAAGGCATCCGTTGAGGACCAACTAACTCATCACTTtagttttttgtgtttgttttttttttaatttttctaataaagTCATGTATCCCTCTCTTCACCTTGCAT
This DNA window, taken from Desmodus rotundus isolate HL8 chromosome 3, HLdesRot8A.1, whole genome shotgun sequence, encodes the following:
- the CDC20 gene encoding cell division cycle protein 20 homolog — encoded protein: MGEGDSCDGWVLKEPMNARSGDFKKRSPALLKSVRCHNLFRPDGLAGTHSKDPSPSRRFAVMAQFVFDSDLHSLLQLDTPIPNAPPARWQRKAKETGGPAPSPMRAANRSHSAGRTPGRTPGKSSSKAQTTPSKPGGDRYIPHRNASQMEVASFLLSKENHSENSQTPTKKEHQKAWALNLNGFDVEEAKILRLSGKPQKVPEGYQNRLKVLYSQKATPGSSRKTCRYIPSLPDRILDAPEIRNDYYLNLVDWSSGNVLAVALDNSVYLWSASSGDILQLLQMEQPGDYVSSVSWIKEGNYLAVGTSNAEVQLWDVQQQKRLRNMTSHSARVGSLSWNSYILSSGSRSGHIHHHDVRVAEHHVATLSGHSQEVCGLRWAPDGRHLASGGNDNLVNVWPSAPGEGGWVPLQTFTQHQGAVKAVAWCPWQSSILATGGGTSDRHIRIWNVCSGACLNAVDAHSQVCSILWSSHYKELISGHGFAQNQLVIWKYPTMAKVAELKGHTARVLSLTMSPDGATVASAAADETLRLWRCFELDPARRREREKASAAKSSLIHQGIR